One Oscillospiraceae bacterium genomic window, ATACGGCAGCTATGAAATGGTACAGCGAGCCCGTGGATTCGTATAACTGGATGATTATGAATATATACGATTCGCTGGTAAGATTCTGCGTGCCTGTATTTATTATGCTTTCCGGATGGAATATGCTCGACCCGAAAAGAACAAGCTCAATCGGAGAGCTTTACGGAAAGCGTATTTTAAGACTCGTTACCGCTTATATATTCTGGGCCGCCGCTTACGTTTTTTATGATAAAATCGACTTGATTGCGGCGGGGCAAAAGCCTTTTGAAAGTATATATGATTTCATCAATGCAATTATCGTAGGACATTTCCATTTATGGTTCGTATTTATGCTTGTCGGATTATATATAGCAATTCCTGTTTTAAAGCCGATCGCGGAAAACCCGAAAACAGCACGATACTTTCTCGCTGTGTCGTTTTTTGCCGCTATATTCATGCCTGCCTTCAGATATGTTCCGATAATCGGTACTTTTACTGCGCAGATAAATGAAAAACTTCGTCTCGACGTTTTTTTAGGCTATTCGTTTTATTTTGTTTTAGGTTATTATCTGAAAAATTTAAAAATTTCAAAATTGATAAAGCTTATTATATATTCGGGAGGAGCGGCCAGCGTAATCGCCACCGTATACCTTACATATTTGTCTTCGGTACTCAAGAATATCAAGTGCGAACTTTTTTACGAGTATTTATTGCCTACGACTATGCTTGCCGCTCTCTCCGTATTTATCTTTTTCCGAGATACAGTTGGAAAAATAAAATTCTCACAAAAAGCAACAAAAATAATTTCATATATATCGGGCTGCTCGTTCGGTATGTATCTTATTCATGATTTTATTAATATGAATCTTGTCAAAATGGGGCTCACTGTTGTTTCTGTAAATCCTGTTTTTATGGTTCCGTTATTTGCTTTTATTGTTTTTATTATAAGTTTTATTGCTGTGAGCATCATAAAGCTTATCCCCGGATTAAATAAATTTATTGTTTAATTTGAATTTGTTGAAATAACGTGCAATAAAAGGGCAATACTGTGCGTTATTATGATGACAGGAGGCGATATGATGTGTATTCAAATAACGGTGTTGAATCATATGAAGATGTAATGCTTTTACAAGCAGACAAAAAAGCACAATTTGAGGTTGAGATTGAATTATGCATTGCCGGAATCGCTTGTGGTGAAGCAAAGGCTTTGGAAAAGCTTTATCGTCTGACTAAAAGCTCCGTTTACGGATATTCACTATCGATTCTAAGGAACCGTCATGATGCGGAGGATGTCCTGCAGGACACATATGTAAAAGTATTTACATCGTCCGACTCATACCATCCGGGAGGGAAGCCTCTCGCATGGATATTGACGATTACCAGGAATCTGGCAGCAGATAAATTCAGAGCATATAAAAAGTTGGCTTACTTCGACGAAGATACCGCGGAAGCTTTATTCACGGATACCAGCCTTGAAGACAGCGAAGATAAAATGCTTTTAGAGGCTGCCATGAATATTCTTGATTACGATGAGAGACAAATCGTCATGCTTCATGCTGTAAGCGGATTTCTGCATCGTGAAATAGCAGAGTTTTTAAAAATACCTCTATCAACCGTCCTGTCAAAATACAACAGATCAATTAAAAAATTAAAAAATGCCATGGAGGGGAAATACGATGGCAATAACAGAGAATGAAATTCTAAATGGTTTATCCAACGCTGTTGACAACAGTGTTCCTGACATTATAGGAAAGATCCTCTCCGAATGCAGTAACGGGAGGACGAAAAAAGATATGAATGATCAGAAAAACACCATCGAAAAGTGTGCTGTAAAATCAAAGAATTACGCACATAACGGAATATTAAAGCGAATCATAGCTATCGCCGCTGCGTTTGTATTGATTGTAAGCGGAGTGTTCGTATACGGAGAATTCAATAAGGTTTCCGCGGCTGCTTCAACAATCGAGCTTGACGTCAATCCCAGCATAGAGATAAATGTCAGCAGTGATAATAAAATAATATCGGTTATAGCAAAAAACGCGGATGCGGAAAAAATCCTTGAGGGTCTCGATTTTGAAGGAGCTACGGTTGATGTCGCAATCTATGCAATTATAGGCTCTCTTGTGGAACACGGATATATAAACGAGCTTCATAATTCGATACTTGTTACAGTTGATAACGGAGACGAAGGTCAGCGTGATGCAATTGAGAAGCATGTCGTAGAAACCATTGACTCGGTATTGAAGAGCAATTCCGTTGAGGGAGCGATCATAGCCCAATCCGCATGCGGAAACCAAACGGCAAAGAATGCTGCATCGCAATACGGAATTTCTGTAGGGAAAGCAACCTTTATCTCCAATATTATTGCTAAAAATCCTGATTTGGATTTTGAAACGCTATCTACGCTTTCAATCCATGAATTGAATCTTCTCATACAGCCATCAGAGGAAGAAACAGACGAAACCGGTGAAATCGAAAAAACCGAAGAGCCTGAAGAAACCGATGATATGTATTCTCTGGGCACGCCCAGCGAGCTATCTTATATAGGAGCCGGCAACGCAAGAAAAATTGCTATGGAGAATGCAGGAATTGATAGGCAAAACGATCTTGATTCATTCTCAGCAAAACTTAATTGTAATGATGGCAAAATTGTATATAATGTAAAGCTCATATATAACGGCACAAAATATGAATACGAAATTGATGCGCTTAACGGAGAAATATTAAATAGCATTAATTCACCGGCTGAAGATGAGCAAAACAACGGCAACGGAAATAACGGAAAAAGCAACAACGGAAACAAAAATAACGATCAAACTGTGCCCGCTACTGGCTTTGAAAATGAAAAGAATAATAACGGCAACGGAAACGGCAATGGAAAACAAAACAGCGAGGATAATAAGAAAGAACTGATTGATATCGAGCAGGCAAAAGCGATAGCCTTCGAAAAAGCTGGAATTGATTCATCTGCGGATATCGATTTAAAAACTGATTTTAATACAGAAAACGGAGTATCAAGATATGAAATCAGTTTTATATACGACGGTATCGAATATGATATAACCGTAAACGCTATATCCGGGGCTGTCATAAAATTCAGACATGAATATTGCGAAAACAAAGATACAAACGCGATTGCTACTGAAACTGAAGAAAAAAATAATAACGGCAAAGACAACAGCAATGGTAACAACGGAAATAAAAATAGCAATGAAACCGCGCTAGTTACAGGATCTGAAAATGAAAAGAATAATAACGGCAAAGGCAATGAAAACAGCGAAAATGAACAATCGGGGAAATACATCGATATTGAACTCGCAAAAAACATAGCATTTAAAATGGCAGGGATTTTATCAGAAACCGATACGGAATGCAGTGTTAATGTATGTGATGAAACCGGCGCCTGCCGACGTTATGAATTAAAGTTTACAGCTAATGGTTGCGATTATTGCGTTACAGTAAACGCTATTACCGGATCGGTTGTGAAATTCGATAAGAAAGATAACGGCAATCCGAGTTCAACCGGTAGCGAAAATGATAATATTAGCGAAAACAACGGCAACGGCAACGGAAACGGCAAAGGAAAAGGAAATTAAGAAATATTTTCATTAAACAACGCCGCAGCATATAATGTGCTGCGGCGCTGTTTTGCGGTGCGCCAGGCAGGCGTGTTTACTCGGCGGTGAAGTCCGCTGCAGACTTGACAGCAGGAACTGTTAGTCGAAGACAAGGCATCAATCGCGAGGCTTAACGCTTGTCATTACAAATAAAAACTCGCAAAGGCGGGATACTTCAATATCCTCAACATTTACGAGTACTTGTATTCTGTTTATTAACTCGGCATTTAAATAATTACCGTAAAACAAGGCTTATTTAAATGCCGTTAATAATTAACCTCCGTACCAAACGTTACGTTCGGTGGCCGGTTAACCAACTAATGATTAGCCTCCTGCTTGATTGGCTGATCCAAATGATTAATAATCGGTAATCAAATCAAATAATGATTTTTAAGTTATAAAGCACTATTTGGCTTTCTTCGAATTATTTACCGGATGATTCAATCAATGTTACATATCTTTCTCGTGCAGATTTGATTATAACATCCCATTTAACAGGTATTGTTTCTTTTGCCGCAGCGCCTACATCTTTGGCTTTGGGAAGGGCATGTATGATGGCATTGCATAGGCTTTCCGGAGAATCATCGCATAAAAAACCGTTGTATGAATCCATTATTCCCTCGGATGCACAGGACCCTTTTACCAGTATGGATGGAGTTCCTGCCGCGGCGGCTTCACGCATTACCATAGGCGCGTTGTCATATATTGAAGGAAAAAGGAAAAGATCGCATGACGCATATACAGACATGAGCCTTTCACGGTCTGATATATGACCTGGGAAAATAAATTTATCCTGTAATCCGAGCTGTTGAACATAACCGACTATTTCGTCAAAGTCCGGACCGGAACCGATTAAAAGCATTTTAAAATCATGTTCCATTGAGTAAAGCTTTAAAGCGTCAAGTGTGCATCTTATATTTTTTTTCCAATTCATCTGTCCCACAAAAAGGAATAGAGGCATTTCAGACGCACCATATTCGTTTCTTATTTCCCGGGAAATATCTTTTTTCGGATTCCATGGATTTGTGCCGTTGGGCATTATATATATTTCCTTTTTATATCCGTAGGAACTAAGCACATCGGCAGTTGCTGTGTTGACCGTCCAAACCTCTGTACACTTGTTGTAGAAATCTACAATAGATTTTACC contains:
- a CDS encoding acyltransferase family protein, translated to MNEAKQMPAKENKRFVNLDLLRIVSIYTMIIVHTAAMKWYSEPVDSYNWMIMNIYDSLVRFCVPVFIMLSGWNMLDPKRTSSIGELYGKRILRLVTAYIFWAAAYVFYDKIDLIAAGQKPFESIYDFINAIIVGHFHLWFVFMLVGLYIAIPVLKPIAENPKTARYFLAVSFFAAIFMPAFRYVPIIGTFTAQINEKLRLDVFLGYSFYFVLGYYLKNLKISKLIKLIIYSGGAASVIATVYLTYLSSVLKNIKCELFYEYLLPTTMLAALSVFIFFRDTVGKIKFSQKATKIISYISGCSFGMYLIHDFINMNLVKMGLTVVSVNPVFMVPLFAFIVFIISFIAVSIIKLIPGLNKFIV
- a CDS encoding RNA polymerase sigma factor, translating into MYSNNGVESYEDVMLLQADKKAQFEVEIELCIAGIACGEAKALEKLYRLTKSSVYGYSLSILRNRHDAEDVLQDTYVKVFTSSDSYHPGGKPLAWILTITRNLAADKFRAYKKLAYFDEDTAEALFTDTSLEDSEDKMLLEAAMNILDYDERQIVMLHAVSGFLHREIAEFLKIPLSTVLSKYNRSIKKLKNAMEGKYDGNNRE
- a CDS encoding PepSY domain-containing protein, producing MAITENEILNGLSNAVDNSVPDIIGKILSECSNGRTKKDMNDQKNTIEKCAVKSKNYAHNGILKRIIAIAAAFVLIVSGVFVYGEFNKVSAAASTIELDVNPSIEINVSSDNKIISVIAKNADAEKILEGLDFEGATVDVAIYAIIGSLVEHGYINELHNSILVTVDNGDEGQRDAIEKHVVETIDSVLKSNSVEGAIIAQSACGNQTAKNAASQYGISVGKATFISNIIAKNPDLDFETLSTLSIHELNLLIQPSEEETDETGEIEKTEEPEETDDMYSLGTPSELSYIGAGNARKIAMENAGIDRQNDLDSFSAKLNCNDGKIVYNVKLIYNGTKYEYEIDALNGEILNSINSPAEDEQNNGNGNNGKSNNGNKNNDQTVPATGFENEKNNNGNGNGNGKQNSEDNKKELIDIEQAKAIAFEKAGIDSSADIDLKTDFNTENGVSRYEISFIYDGIEYDITVNAISGAVIKFRHEYCENKDTNAIATETEEKNNNGKDNSNGNNGNKNSNETALVTGSENEKNNNGKGNENSENEQSGKYIDIELAKNIAFKMAGILSETDTECSVNVCDETGACRRYELKFTANGCDYCVTVNAITGSVVKFDKKDNGNPSSTGSENDNISENNGNGNGNGKGKGN
- a CDS encoding glycosyltransferase: MIIGQFCDVYPPHLDGVGTVVKNYAIELTSAGDECYYIAPNAENDEGPTAFKTLLYKSVKLAGEAYHIGLPFTDISFQKVLLGINFDILHAHSPFGAGHQALWLSQIKHVPIVATFHSKYYDDFYKKTKSKRVARLMVKSIVDFYNKCTEVWTVNTATADVLSSYGYKKEIYIMPNGTNPWNPKKDISREIRNEYGASEMPLFLFVGQMNWKKNIRCTLDALKLYSMEHDFKMLLIGSGPDFDEIVGYVQQLGLQDKFIFPGHISDRERLMSVYASCDLFLFPSIYDNAPMVMREAAAAGTPSILVKGSCASEGIMDSYNGFLCDDSPESLCNAIIHALPKAKDVGAAAKETIPVKWDVIIKSARERYVTLIESSGK